The following proteins are co-located in the Triticum aestivum cultivar Chinese Spring chromosome 1A, IWGSC CS RefSeq v2.1, whole genome shotgun sequence genome:
- the LOC123190733 gene encoding glucose and ribitol dehydrogenase homolog: MSALLATPTRAQPFLLLLHRLRPNQLRPLPATRALASFAASSPRAPPTRRGTRAMASQKFPPQQQDCQPGKEHAMDPRPETLIKNYKSANKLQGKVALVTGGDSGIGRAVCLCFALEGATVNFTYVKGHEDKDAEETLQALRDIKSRTGAGEPKALPGDLGYEENCRRVVEEVANAHGGRVDILVNNAAEQYVRPCITEITEQDLERVFRTNIFSYFLMAKFAVKHMRPGSSIINTTSVNAYKGNATLLDYTATKGAIVAFTRALSMQLAEKGIRVNGVAPGPIWTPLIPASFPEEKVKQFGSEVPMKRAGQPSEVAPSFVFLASEQDSSYISGQILHPNGGTIVNS; the protein is encoded by the exons ATGAGCGCACTCCTCGCAACACCCACCAGAGCCCAgccgtttctccttcttcttcaccgCCTCCGACCGAATCAGCTGCGTCCCCTCCCCGCCACCAGAGCGCTAGCTTCGTTCGCCGCGTCGTCACCAAGAGCACCGCCCACTCGCCGAGGGACCAGAGCGATGGCGTCGCAGAAGTTCCCGCCGCAGCAGCAGGACTGCCAGCCCGGCAAGGAGCACGCCATGGACCCCCGCCCCGAGACCCTCATCAAGAACTACAAGTCGGCCAACAAGCTCCAG GGCAAGGTGGCACTGGTGACCGGCGGCGACTCGGGCATCGGGCGCGCGGTGTGCCTGTGCTTCGCGCTGGAGGGCGCGACGGTGAACTTCACGTACGTGAAGGGGCACGAGGACAAGGACGCGGAGGAGACCCTACAGGCGCTTCGCGACATCAAGTCCCGCACGGGCGCCGGCGAGCCCAAGGCGCTCCCGGGCGACCTCGGGTACGAGGAGAACTGCCGCAGGGTGGTGGAGGAGGTGGCGAACGCGCACGGCGGGCGCGTGGACATCCTCGTCAACAACGCGGCGGAGCAGTACGTCCGGCCCTGCATCACCGAGATCACCGAGCAGGACCTGGAGCGCGTGTTCCGCACCAACATCTTCTCCTACTTCCTCATGGCCAAGTTCGCGGTGAAGCACATGCGGCCCGGGTCCAGCATCATCAACACCACCTCCGTGAACGCGTACAAGGGCAACGCGACGCTGCTGGACTACACGGCCACCAAGGGCGCCATCGTGGCCTTCACCCGCGCGCTGTCTATGCAGCTGGCGGAGAAGGGGATCCGTGTCAACGGCGTCGCGCCGGGGCCCATCTGGACGCCGCTCATCCCGGCCTCCTTCCCGGAGGAGAAGGTGAAGCAGTTCGGGTCCGAGGTGCCCATGAAGCGCGCCGGGCAGCCCAGCGAGGTCGCGCCCAGCTTCGTCTTCCTGGCCAGCGAGCAGGACTCCTCCTACATCTCCGGCCAGATCCTCCACCCCAACG GTGGCACCATCGTCAATAGCTAG